A region of Neovison vison isolate M4711 chromosome 7, ASM_NN_V1, whole genome shotgun sequence DNA encodes the following proteins:
- the TPPP3 gene encoding tubulin polymerization-promoting protein family member 3: MATSTDVAGLEESFRKFAIHGDPKASGQEMNGKNWAKLCKDCKVADGKAVTGTDVDIVFSKVKGKSARVINYEEFKKALEELAMKRFKGKSKEEAFDAICQLVAGKEPANVGVTKAKTGGAVERLTDTSKYTGSHKERFDESGKGKGIAGRQDILDDSGYVSAYKNAGTYDAKVKK; encoded by the exons ATGGCAACGAGCACCGATGTGGCTGGGCTGGAGGAAAGCTTCCGCAAATTTGCCATCCATGGTGACCCCAAGGCCAGTGGGCAAGAGATGAATGGCAAGAACTGGGCCAAGCTGTGTAAGGACTGCAAGGTGGCTGACGGAAAGGCGGTGACAGGGACGGATGTCGACATCGTCTTCTCCAAAGTCAA GGGAAAGTCTGCTCGGGTTATCAACTATGAGGAGTTCAAGAAGGCCCTAGAAGAGCTGGCAATGAAGCGATTCAAAGGGAAGAGTAAGGAGGAAGCCTTTGATGCTATCTGCCAGCTGGTGGCAGGCAAGGAGCCAGCCAATGTGGGAGTCACC AAAGCAAAGACAGGAGGTGCTGTGGAACGGCTGACTGACACCAGCAAGTACACAGGCTCCCATAAGGAGCGCTTCGATGAGAGCGGCAAGGGCAAGGGCATTGCTGGGCGTCAGGACATCCTGGATGACAGCGGCTATGTGAGTGCCTACAAGAATGCGGGCACCTATGATGCCAAGGTCAAGAAGTGA